A genomic segment from Streptomyces sp. NBC_00654 encodes:
- a CDS encoding sugar phosphate isomerase/epimerase, whose product MAEPVVRIPDAKVALSTASVYPESTATAFEIAARLGYDGVEVMVWTDPVSQDIEALRRLSDYHQVPILAVHAPCLLITQRVWSTDPWVKLQRARAAAERLGASTVVVHPPFRWQRNYARDFVTGIWRMADETDVRFAVENMYPWRYRDREMLAYAPDWDVTNDDYRHFTVDLSHTATARTDGLAMVDRMGDRLAHVHLADGKGSNKDEHLVPGRGDQPCAELLERLARTAFDGHVVIEVNTRRAMSSAEREADLAEALAFTRLHLASSARAPRT is encoded by the coding sequence GTGGCAGAACCAGTGGTGCGCATCCCCGATGCGAAGGTCGCCCTGTCGACGGCCTCGGTCTATCCGGAGTCGACCGCGACGGCCTTCGAGATCGCCGCGCGCCTGGGGTACGACGGGGTCGAGGTCATGGTCTGGACCGACCCGGTCAGCCAGGACATCGAGGCGCTGCGCCGGCTCTCGGACTACCACCAGGTCCCGATCCTCGCCGTGCACGCACCCTGCCTCCTCATCACCCAGCGGGTCTGGTCCACCGATCCCTGGGTGAAGCTCCAGCGGGCCAGGGCGGCCGCCGAGAGGCTGGGCGCGTCGACCGTCGTCGTCCACCCGCCGTTCCGTTGGCAGCGCAACTACGCCCGCGACTTCGTGACCGGCATCTGGCGCATGGCGGACGAGACCGATGTGCGGTTCGCCGTCGAGAACATGTACCCGTGGCGCTACCGGGACCGGGAGATGCTCGCGTACGCCCCCGACTGGGACGTCACGAACGACGACTACCGCCACTTCACGGTGGACCTCTCGCACACCGCGACCGCCCGCACCGACGGGCTGGCGATGGTGGACCGGATGGGCGACCGGCTGGCCCATGTCCACCTCGCCGACGGCAAGGGCTCCAACAAGGACGAGCACCTGGTCCCGGGCCGGGGCGACCAGCCCTGCGCGGAGCTGCTGGAGCGGCTGGCCCGTACCGCGTTCGACGGCCATGTCGTCATCGAGGTGAACACCCGTCGCGCCATGTCCTCCGCCGAACGCGAGGCCGACCTCGCGGAGGCGCTCGCGTTCACCCGCCTCCACCTGGCGTCGTCCGCGCGGGCCCCCCGCACGTGA
- a CDS encoding protein kinase, translating into MPPLRETGANPEAEHPEYAGTYRLEACLGSGGMGVVHLARSASGLQLAVKVVHGPYAADPEFRARFRQEVAAARRVSGAFTAPVVDADPGAGRPWMATLYVPGPTLAEQVKRNGPLAPAELRRLTAGLAEALRDIHRAGVIHRDLKPSNVLLSDSGPKVIDFGISRPYDSDLRTETGKLIGSPPYMAPEQFQRPREVGPAADVFALGAVLVHAATGSGPFDSDSPYIVAYQVVHDEADLAGVPGDLAPLVGRCLAKDPAERPTPDEIMAALHPPSYEAAAFIPAQRRPVAVEADDGPTTHVRAVPPAVVRRRPRGRLVAAAVALLVLVTGAGVAASEMWGGTAGPRTPETGKKAAFAPWHTPLRTAGSATPVCSADGSGSAAGSETAAGSGIYCAAAGAGTARLDPVDGRVLWSDPAAAAGGAARRTAWPPVVAGGLVHSADPGGTLRTYDPAEGTQVRDTDVSAYPDAPFAAGDTLLLVTDDGTVKALDGATGKARWEHPVRGHARPDFAAYDTASGLAYAFEHSPSGSTTLVTALDGAKGRTAWQRRLDGMLTPAGTADGSLVLTAMNGDSETVALVRYDPDARALARIELPFRLNDPQVVLGGGTAYLLARGGTLLAIDTESRTEPERWRLETGVGRASAPVLGPGEQLYFSAADGRLLAVDTGRGALAGQTPARLREGRLTYASALPAPVVAGRIVVGTAPDGSVFAVDGRDPRSW; encoded by the coding sequence ATGCCGCCGCTGCGAGAGACCGGAGCCAATCCGGAAGCGGAGCATCCGGAGTACGCCGGAACGTACCGGCTGGAGGCATGTCTCGGATCGGGCGGCATGGGTGTCGTGCATCTGGCGCGCTCCGCCTCGGGGCTCCAGCTGGCGGTCAAGGTGGTGCACGGGCCGTATGCGGCGGATCCCGAGTTCCGGGCGCGTTTCCGGCAGGAGGTGGCGGCCGCGCGGCGGGTGAGCGGGGCGTTCACCGCACCGGTCGTCGATGCCGATCCGGGAGCCGGACGCCCGTGGATGGCCACCCTCTACGTACCCGGCCCCACCCTCGCCGAGCAGGTGAAGCGGAACGGGCCCCTGGCTCCCGCCGAGCTGCGCAGGCTGACCGCCGGGCTCGCCGAGGCCCTGCGCGACATCCACCGGGCCGGGGTCATCCACCGCGATCTCAAGCCGAGCAACGTCCTGCTCTCCGATTCCGGGCCCAAGGTCATCGACTTCGGGATCTCCCGGCCGTACGACAGCGATCTGCGCACCGAGACCGGCAAGCTGATCGGTTCGCCGCCCTATATGGCGCCCGAACAGTTCCAGCGGCCGCGCGAGGTCGGCCCCGCCGCCGATGTGTTCGCGCTGGGGGCCGTGCTGGTCCACGCGGCGACGGGCAGCGGTCCCTTCGACTCGGACAGCCCGTACATCGTGGCGTACCAGGTGGTGCACGACGAGGCGGATCTCGCCGGGGTGCCCGGTGATCTCGCGCCGCTGGTCGGCCGGTGCCTGGCCAAGGACCCGGCCGAACGGCCCACGCCGGACGAGATCATGGCGGCGCTGCACCCTCCGTCGTACGAGGCCGCCGCGTTCATACCCGCGCAGCGCCGGCCGGTGGCCGTGGAGGCGGACGACGGGCCCACGACCCATGTACGGGCCGTGCCGCCGGCCGTCGTACGGCGCCGGCCGCGCGGCCGGCTCGTGGCGGCGGCCGTCGCGCTGCTCGTGCTGGTGACCGGGGCGGGTGTGGCCGCGTCGGAAATGTGGGGCGGCACGGCCGGGCCGAGGACGCCGGAGACCGGGAAGAAGGCCGCCTTCGCACCGTGGCACACCCCGCTGCGGACCGCCGGAAGCGCCACCCCCGTCTGTTCCGCGGACGGGAGCGGCTCGGCCGCCGGCTCCGAAACCGCGGCGGGCTCGGGGATCTACTGCGCGGCGGCCGGGGCCGGCACCGCGCGCCTGGACCCGGTGGACGGCCGCGTGCTCTGGTCGGACCCGGCCGCCGCCGCGGGGGGCGCGGCGCGGAGGACCGCCTGGCCGCCCGTGGTCGCGGGCGGTCTCGTGCACAGCGCGGACCCGGGCGGGACCCTGCGCACGTACGACCCGGCCGAGGGCACGCAGGTCCGGGACACGGACGTCTCCGCGTACCCGGACGCCCCGTTCGCGGCGGGTGACACGCTGCTGCTGGTCACGGACGACGGCACGGTGAAGGCGCTCGACGGCGCGACCGGGAAGGCCCGCTGGGAGCACCCGGTCCGCGGGCACGCGCGCCCCGACTTCGCCGCCTACGACACGGCGTCCGGGCTGGCGTACGCCTTCGAGCACTCGCCCTCCGGCTCGACCACCCTCGTCACCGCCCTCGACGGCGCGAAGGGGAGGACGGCGTGGCAGCGGCGGCTGGACGGGATGCTCACTCCGGCCGGTACCGCTGACGGCTCGCTCGTCCTGACGGCGATGAACGGGGACTCGGAGACCGTCGCGCTCGTCCGCTACGACCCCGACGCGCGCGCCCTGGCCCGTATCGAGCTGCCCTTCCGGCTGAACGATCCGCAGGTGGTCCTGGGCGGCGGCACCGCGTATCTCCTCGCCCGGGGAGGAACGCTGCTCGCCATCGACACGGAATCGCGGACGGAACCCGAGCGGTGGCGGCTGGAGACGGGCGTCGGGCGGGCCTCGGCACCCGTCCTCGGGCCGGGCGAACAGCTGTACTTCTCCGCGGCGGACGGGCGGCTGCTGGCCGTCGACACCGGGCGGGGTGCGCTGGCGGGGCAGACCCCCGCCCGGCTGCGGGAAGGCAGGCTCACCTACGCGTCGGCCCTGCCCGCACCCGTGGTGGCGGGGCGGATCGTGGTGGGTACGGCCCCGGACGGGTCCGTGTTCGCCGTCGACGGGCGGGACCCGCGGAGCTGGTGA
- the ilvD gene encoding dihydroxy-acid dehydratase has translation MPQLRSRTVTHGRNMAGARALMRASGVASEDIGKPIIAVANSFTEFVPGHTHLAPVGRIVSEAIKAAGAVPREFNTIAVDDGIAMGHNGMLYSLPSRDLIADSVEYMVEAHCADALICISNCDKITPGMLMAAMRLNIPTVFVSGGPMEAGKATLVDGTVRKLDLVNAISDAVDESISDEDILRIEENACPTCGSCSGMFTANSMNCLTEVLGLSLPGNGSVLATHTARKALYEEAGRTVVEITKRYYEQDDETVLPRAIGTRAAFDNAMALDIAMGGSTNTILHLLAAAQEAELAYDLDDINEVSRRVPCLSKVAPNVAPGGTYYMEDVHRAGGIPALLGELHRAGLLNEEVHSVHSDTLAEWLKNWDVRGGSPSPEAVELWHAAPGCVRSATAFSQSERWDTLDLDAAGGCIRDLEHAYSKDGGLAVLKGNLAVDGCVVKTAGVDESIWTFEGPAVVCESQEEAVDKILRKEIKEGDVVVIRYEGPRGGPGMQEMLYPTSFLKGRGLGKSCALVTDGRFSGGTSGLSIGHASPEAASGGAIALVEDGDRIRIDIPNRSIELLVVDAELTARREALNGVYAPKNRERKVSAALRAYAAMATSADRGAVRDVSKLG, from the coding sequence ATGCCGCAGCTGAGGTCCCGCACTGTCACCCACGGCCGCAACATGGCGGGCGCCCGCGCCCTTATGCGGGCGTCGGGCGTAGCGAGCGAGGACATCGGCAAGCCGATCATCGCGGTGGCCAACTCGTTCACCGAGTTCGTCCCCGGCCACACCCACCTCGCCCCGGTCGGCCGGATCGTCTCCGAGGCGATCAAGGCGGCGGGCGCCGTGCCCCGCGAGTTCAACACCATCGCCGTGGACGACGGCATCGCGATGGGCCACAACGGGATGCTCTACAGCCTCCCGTCGCGCGACCTGATCGCCGACTCCGTCGAGTACATGGTCGAGGCGCACTGCGCCGACGCGCTGATCTGCATCTCCAACTGCGACAAGATCACGCCCGGCATGCTGATGGCCGCCATGCGCCTCAACATCCCGACGGTCTTCGTCTCCGGCGGCCCGATGGAGGCCGGCAAGGCGACGCTCGTCGACGGCACGGTCCGCAAGCTCGACCTGGTCAACGCGATCAGCGACGCCGTCGACGAGAGCATCTCCGACGAGGACATCCTCCGTATCGAGGAGAACGCCTGCCCCACCTGTGGCAGCTGTTCCGGCATGTTCACCGCCAACTCGATGAACTGCCTGACCGAGGTCCTCGGTCTCTCCCTCCCCGGCAACGGCTCCGTCCTCGCCACGCACACCGCCCGCAAGGCGCTGTACGAGGAGGCCGGCCGCACGGTCGTGGAGATCACCAAGCGTTATTACGAGCAGGACGACGAGACGGTCCTGCCCCGCGCGATCGGCACCCGCGCCGCGTTCGACAACGCGATGGCGCTGGACATCGCGATGGGCGGCTCGACCAACACGATCCTGCACCTGCTCGCCGCCGCCCAGGAGGCGGAGCTGGCCTACGACCTCGACGACATCAACGAGGTCTCGCGCCGCGTTCCCTGCCTGTCGAAGGTCGCTCCCAACGTGGCCCCCGGCGGTACGTACTACATGGAGGACGTCCACCGGGCGGGCGGCATCCCCGCCCTCCTCGGCGAACTCCACCGCGCGGGCCTGCTCAACGAGGAGGTGCACTCGGTGCACTCCGACACCCTCGCGGAGTGGCTGAAGAACTGGGACGTGCGCGGCGGCTCGCCGTCGCCGGAAGCCGTCGAGCTGTGGCACGCCGCCCCCGGCTGTGTCCGGTCCGCGACCGCCTTCTCCCAGTCCGAGCGCTGGGACACCCTCGACCTGGACGCCGCGGGCGGCTGCATCCGCGACCTGGAGCACGCGTACTCCAAGGACGGCGGTCTCGCGGTCCTCAAGGGCAACCTCGCCGTGGACGGCTGTGTCGTGAAGACGGCCGGCGTCGACGAGTCGATCTGGACCTTCGAGGGCCCGGCGGTCGTCTGCGAGTCGCAGGAAGAGGCCGTCGACAAGATCCTCCGCAAGGAGATCAAGGAGGGCGACGTCGTCGTCATCCGTTACGAGGGCCCGCGCGGCGGCCCCGGCATGCAGGAGATGCTCTACCCGACCTCGTTCCTCAAGGGCCGCGGCCTCGGCAAGAGCTGCGCGCTGGTCACCGACGGCCGCTTCTCCGGCGGTACGTCGGGCCTGTCGATCGGCCACGCGTCGCCGGAGGCGGCATCGGGCGGCGCGATCGCGCTCGTCGAGGACGGCGACCGCATCCGTATCGACATCCCGAACCGGTCCATCGAGCTCCTCGTCGTCGACGCCGAACTGACCGCCCGCCGCGAGGCGCTGAACGGCGTCTACGCCCCGAAGAACCGCGAGCGCAAGGTCTCGGCGGCGCTGCGGGCGTACGCGGCGATGGCGACGAGCGCGGACCGGGGCGCCGTGCGCGACGTCTCCAAGCTCGGCTGA
- a CDS encoding TetR family transcriptional regulator produces the protein MTPDTPEKPKAQEKPERQKQPERPERPETAPRRRGRPSRTAGTTGPDARTRILEAARTEFAERGYDKTSIRGIAKAADVDAALVHHYFGTKDEVFAAAIEVSFEPALVIPSLLGGPVDGLGERLARYFISVWENPVTRAPLLAVIRSALTHEAAAGILRGVVLRRLLERIAAELDVPDPTFRAELAASHMVGIAILRYVIKAEPLASADPEKIIGMVAPTLQRYFTEA, from the coding sequence GTGACGCCGGACACACCCGAGAAGCCGAAGGCACAGGAGAAGCCGGAGAGGCAGAAGCAGCCGGAGAGGCCGGAGAGGCCGGAAACCGCCCCCCGCCGCCGCGGCCGCCCCTCCCGTACGGCCGGGACGACCGGCCCCGACGCCCGTACCCGCATCCTCGAAGCGGCCCGAACGGAGTTCGCCGAGCGCGGCTACGACAAGACGTCGATCCGGGGGATCGCCAAGGCGGCGGACGTCGATGCCGCGCTGGTCCACCACTACTTCGGTACGAAGGACGAGGTCTTCGCCGCCGCCATCGAGGTCTCCTTCGAGCCCGCGCTGGTCATCCCCTCGCTGCTCGGCGGCCCGGTGGACGGTCTGGGCGAACGGCTGGCCCGCTACTTCATCTCCGTATGGGAGAACCCGGTCACCCGGGCCCCGCTCCTGGCGGTCATCCGCTCGGCGCTCACCCACGAGGCGGCGGCGGGCATCCTGCGCGGCGTCGTCCTGCGACGGCTGCTGGAGCGGATCGCGGCGGAACTGGACGTTCCCGATCCGACCTTCCGGGCGGAGCTGGCCGCCTCGCACATGGTCGGCATCGCGATCCTGCGTTACGTGATCAAGGCGGAGCCGCTGGCCTCGGCGGACCCGGAGAAGATCATCGGGATGGTGGCGCCGACCCTGCAGAGATATTTCACGGAGGCCTGA